The Streptomyces noursei ATCC 11455 sequence GCCCGGCGTTGACTGCTCCCCGGCCCCAGGGCGAAGGGAGACGGCGGTGAGCCACGGCAACGGCGGCCCTGTACGGGCCTATCCGCTTTCCGTACCGGGTGCGTTGGAGGCGCCCGCGGAGTGGGCGGAGCTGCGCGCCGCCTGCCCGGTGGCTCCGGTCACCCTGCCCAGCGGTGACCGGGCCGCGCCGCTCACCCGCTATGCCGACGTCAAGCAGGTGCTGTCCGACCCCCGCTGCACCCGCCGGTGGGACGCGGAGGGCGCGGCCCGCATCTCCGCCGATGAGTCCGGCGGGGTCTTCAACGGCTCGATGGCCGAGTCGCTCAACGGCGCCGGCCGGCAACGGTGGCGGATGGTCGTGCTCGACGTGCTGCTGCGCCGCCTGCCCGGCCTCGAACTGGCCGTGGCCCCGGACGCGTTGCGCCGTGTCGAGGGGCTGGTCGTCGGTGGTCTGTGCGAGGTGCCGGTCCGATGGTGAAGGGGTCCGCCAAGGCCGCCCGTTCCGCGGAGACCCGGGAGGTCATCCTCACCGCGGCGGAGCGCCTGTTCGCCGAGCACGGCGTGTTCGTCGTCTCCAACCGGCAGATCAGTGAGGCCGCCGGGCAGGGCAACAACGCCGCGGTCGGCTATCACTTCGGCACCAAGACCGACCTGATCCGGGCCATCGTCCGCCGGCACGCCGAGCCGATCGACGCACTGCGGGTGCGCATGCTGGCCAGGGCCGGTGCCTCGCGCGAGGTGCGGGACTGGGTGGCCTGCCTGGTCCGGCCGGGCGCCCAGCACCTGAGCTGCCTGGGCGCCCCGACCTGGTACGCGCGGTTCGCCGCCCAGCTGATGACCGACCCCGTCCTGCGCGAGCTGATGATCGACGAGGCGTTCGGCCCGTCCATCGTGCACAGCCTCGACGGCCTCAACCGGTGCCTGCCCGATCTGCCGCCTGCCGTCCGACTCGAACGCGGCGACATGGCACGACAGTTGATGGTGCACACGCTCGCCGAGCGGGAACGTGCGCTCGCCGACGGCACTCCCACCGTCCACGCCGACTGGGACGCCTACGTGGACGGGCTCATCGACGCGATCACCGGCCTCTGGCGCGCCCCCGCGACGACCGCGGCCTGACCGCGCCCGCATCCGGCCCGGCGCGCCGCAACCGTGCGCCTCGCACCCGCCATCCGACTGGCGGAGCGATGCCACCCGTCCGGCCGTACCAGGCGGCCGGCCCGGCTCGCCGGGGCGGTGCATCGGGGTGAACGCGCCCCCCATTAGGACGCAGTGGGATCGCCGGGCAAGTCGGAGATAACGACTATTACGTAACTGGGGGCATCCTAGACATCTCTCCATCATGAGGTCCCGTAATGGATCAGCAGATCATCCAAGCCGAGATCCACCCGGCCATCGGCAGAGCCCGGGTCGGCAACAGCGATCAGCCGGCCTTCATGGGACCGGAGTCGCCGGATCAGCCGCCGCTGGCGCTCGGCTCGTACAAGGACAGCTCAGGCAAGATCATCAAGCAGGCCGCCCGTTTCCGGATCTACGGCTACAACAAGGCGGGCGAGGTCGTCCGCGAACCGAAGCTCGGCCAGGACGACGTCACCGGGATCCGGTGGTCGGTGCGCCTCGCCAACAAGAAGGCCGCCTGGTACCAGTTCCACTTCCCGCTCGACATCCCGGAGGCCACCGACCCGGACAAGCTGAAGCCGGACATGCGACGGCGGCGGAACGCCAAGGTCACGGGTGCGGACCGCAAGAAGCTCGTCATCGACTCCGGCCGGCAGACCATCGAGGTCCCCCAGAAGCAGCCCTGCACCCTCGCAGGCGAGATCACGGGCAAACAGGTCACGCTCGGCCAGGCGTACGCCGCGTCCGACGGCCGACTGCTCGTGGCCGGCGGCGACGGCACGTCGGCCTCCTGGGACGAGGCACACAACCCGATCTCCGGGGTGGCCAACAACGACACCTGGTACGACAACGTCTCCGACGGTCCGATCACCGCCGAGGTGACCATCGGCGGCGTCACCAGGACCGCCGGTCCGGCCTGGGGCGTCGTCGGCCCGCCCCACTACGCCCCCGGTGTGAAGACCATCCGCACCCTCTACGACCTGCTCTACGACGTGTTCGTCACCGAGCGGACCCTGGAGGCGAAGGACCCACCCTCCTACCCGGAGGACATCGAACCGCTGCTGGCCCGCTTCTGCGAACTGCAGTGGGTCAACCACGGCTTCGCCACCCAGTTCGGCTGGAACGGCCCGCACCACTTCCTCGACCCGGCGATGCGCAAGCGCCTCAAC is a genomic window containing:
- a CDS encoding TetR/AcrR family transcriptional regulator, which codes for MVKGSAKAARSAETREVILTAAERLFAEHGVFVVSNRQISEAAGQGNNAAVGYHFGTKTDLIRAIVRRHAEPIDALRVRMLARAGASREVRDWVACLVRPGAQHLSCLGAPTWYARFAAQLMTDPVLRELMIDEAFGPSIVHSLDGLNRCLPDLPPAVRLERGDMARQLMVHTLAERERALADGTPTVHADWDAYVDGLIDAITGLWRAPATTAA
- a CDS encoding LodA/GoxA family CTQ-dependent oxidase — its product is MDQQIIQAEIHPAIGRARVGNSDQPAFMGPESPDQPPLALGSYKDSSGKIIKQAARFRIYGYNKAGEVVREPKLGQDDVTGIRWSVRLANKKAAWYQFHFPLDIPEATDPDKLKPDMRRRRNAKVTGADRKKLVIDSGRQTIEVPQKQPCTLAGEITGKQVTLGQAYAASDGRLLVAGGDGTSASWDEAHNPISGVANNDTWYDNVSDGPITAEVTIGGVTRTAGPAWGVVGPPHYAPGVKTIRTLYDLLYDVFVTERTLEAKDPPSYPEDIEPLLARFCELQWVNHGFATQFGWNGPHHFLDPAMRKRLNDPGETSRFLRRQIYHRMRDYDRDGVSPVPWPWIHGDGMSSGKATSVRQHLTLSPTQDRILAQWADGTFVPGPPRTGHPDVDQAPVAQQPGLLDRAALDNCAAEAFHPGSEVTRLIRHRTMFSEPFRILHRDEGTPEPDYGDEFTAAEMPGKNDPLHAQGPGDLTRWMAAPWQCDTASCRFGYQVRSNLGPRYSPYLPTFWPAQKFGIVEPHEYTVGDGKFPRYIQVESEPGYPPAPDHANLINIHVPEVGVPQRAAAAGTWRGALSAEAVESALVRQAIEEVKQLTGYDESAIATGYLEKLDPFHENQ